Proteins encoded in a region of the Penaeus vannamei isolate JL-2024 chromosome 30, ASM4276789v1, whole genome shotgun sequence genome:
- the LOC113824923 gene encoding uncharacterized protein — translation MEWNSRQQILQKWQPFGLQQQMQQIQQQQIQQHQLQTQHQQHHPQQPQQQQQPHQQPPPPPHVQPAQVQQQQQQPQPMPQQLQQPQLQQPQQSHKIPRTGGSATPHCLVCNVHLGMFAKGGMEVFSDKVTTSFGKMQIHNVLGSIVNQELNAASIHSSIVCKKCFKLLDDIDALEGQLVNMKQVVSSKYTMTLALVKKGLVGKAVLEEPSRQPPPPPKEKKIVKTTSPAKGPKPKGTGRRGRPPKVGRPRKSGNLSVKAGKLVVKGVDESLAPEVELKEEHGDFDDEEKTDQDHEEAEETDDENTPLSCTMCDKEFSSRTILARHIETHGLTSDSLKCDICEKSFLTADSLVKHKKLHKGKKKNIKRKASCHAFDITHIKQFKCRQCSKVFTTKSKAEDHERTHTGEKPFECDICGTCFRQKSNLSSHKRVTHLQERRYKCELCDKAFKWKRLLNGHTMSIHTGERPYKCEFCEAGFVYQQHYKKHMRIHTGEKPFKCEVCGKAFNSSNNCRAHMFTHSDKKPYECTLCGAGFMRKPLVLAHIKQHGHMENLEGYVKANAPITSATAGEGSSGANNLRSPMPGIVRKRKFNREPTHTTTMHLPQGPPQPAHNGMEETIPHFVIPTNDNREQPGAGETMGYMFSTFQSQGTVGHYAPLNLGQW, via the exons ATGGAGTGGAACAGTCGACAGCAGATCCTGCAAAAATGGCAGCCCTTTGGCTTGCAACAACAGATGCAGCAAATACAACAGCAACAGATTCAACAGCATCAGTTACAAACTCAACACCAACAGCACCATCCACAACAaccacagcagcaacagcaacctcatcaacaaccaccacctcctccacatgTACAGCCTGCTCAggtgcagcaacagcagcagcaaccacAGCCAATGCCACAGCAGTTACAGCAACCTCAGCTACAACAACCACAGCAGAGTCATAAAATACCAAGAACTGGGGGCTCTGCAACACCTCACTGTCTGGTGTGCAATGTTCATCTTGGAATGTTTgcaaaaggagggatggaagtcTTTTCTGATAAg GTTACAACCTCTTTTGGGAAGATGCAGATCCACAACGTCTTAGGCTCTATTGTGAACCAGGAACTCAATGCTGCTTCCATCCATTCGAGCATTGTTTGCAAGAAGTGTTTTAAACTCCTGGATGACATTGATGCCCTGGAGGGACAGTTGGTTAACATGAAACAG GTGGTATCAAGTAAGTATACAATGACTTTGGCCTTAGTGAAGAAAGGGCTGGTAGGGAAAGCAGTATTAGAAGAACCATCCagacaacctcctcctcctccaaaagagaaaaagattgtgAAAACCACTTCACCAG CCAAAGGACCCAAACCCAAGGGAACTGGTAGGAGAGGTCGGCCTCCCAAAGTTGGTAGACCTCGGAAATCTGGAAACTTGTCAGTGAAAGCAGGGAAGTTGGTTGTGAAGGGAGTGGATGAGAGTTTGGCACCAGAGGTTGAGCTCAAGGAAGAGCATGGGGActttgatgatgaggagaagacaGACCAGGACCACGAGGAGGCAGAGGAAACAGATGATGAAAATACCCCTCTTAGCTGTACTATGTGTGACAAAGAATTTTCGTCCAGGACTATACTTGCCAGACACATTGAAACACATGGCTTAACTAGTGACTCCCTTAAGTGTGACATATGTGAGAAAAGTTTCCTGACAGCTGATAGTTTGGTGAAGCACAAAAAGTTACACAAAGGcaagaaaaagaatattaaaagaaaagcAAGCTGTCATGCATTTGACATAACTCATATAAAGCAGTTCAAGTGTCGTCAGTGCAGTAAAGTGTTCACAACCAAAAGTAAAGCGGAAGATCATGAAAGAACTCATACAGGAGAAAAACCCTTTGAGTGTGACATTTGTGGAACATGTTTCCGTCAGAAAAGCAATCTTTCTTCACATAAGAGAGTAACACATTTGCAAGAGAGAAGATACAAGTGTGAACTGTGTGACAAAGCTTTTAAATGGAAACGTTTGTTGAATGGACATACCATGAGCATTCACACAGGGGAACGTCCCTATAAATGTGAGTTTTGTGAAGCTGGTTTTGTGTATCAGCAGCATTATAAAAAGCATATGAGAATACATACAGGAGAAAAACCATTTAAATGTGAAGTGTGTGGAAAAGCCTTCAATTCATCCAATAACTGTAGAGCTCACATGTTCACACACTCTGATAAAAAGCCCTATGAGTGTACTTTATGTGGTGCTGGATTTATGCGGAAGCCCCTTGTATTAGCTCACATAAAACAGCATGGCCACATGGAAAATCTAGAAGGTTATGTAAAAGCAAATGCTCCAATAACATCAGCAACGGCTGGGGAAGGCAGCAGTGGGGCCAATAACCTCAGAAGCCCCATGCCTGGAATAGTGCGTAAAAGAAAGTTCAACAGAGAACCTACCCACACAACAACCATGCATTTACCTCAAGGTCCTCCTCAGCCAGCCCACAATGGCATGGAGGAAACTATACCACATTTTGTCATCCCAACAAATGATAACCGAGAACAGCCTGGTGCAGGAGAAACAATGGGGTACATGTTTAGTACATTTCAAAGTCAGGGCACTGTAGGGCACTATGCACCTTTAAATCTGGGTCAGTGGTAG